A single region of the Anaerostipes rhamnosivorans genome encodes:
- a CDS encoding helix-turn-helix domain-containing protein produces the protein MLIYKIDVLDALKKAGYNTNRLRKEKLLGENSIQYLREKKPISAKVLDKICELLDCQPGDILEYKKHS, from the coding sequence ATGCTAATTTACAAAATAGACGTACTAGATGCTTTAAAAAAGGCAGGATACAACACAAATAGATTACGCAAAGAAAAACTTCTTGGAGAAAATTCCATTCAATACCTAAGAGAAAAGAAACCCATAAGCGCAAAGGTACTCGACAAAATCTGTGAACTATTAGACTGTCAGCCAGGCGACATTTTAGAGTATAAAAAACACTCTTAA
- the hrcA gene encoding heat-inducible transcriptional repressor HrcA, producing MDLNDRKRLILKAIIANYLETGEPVGSRTISKMEGLNLSSATIRNEMADLEDLGFILQPHTSAGRIPSDMGYRFYVDQLMQDRESDEEERLELVQKVDKMEVMLKQVANVLASSTNYATMVSAPQYKNTKLKFVQLSQVDDYSLLAVIVADGNIVKNQIIDVEKPLANDEVLKLNVLLNSFLQGLTLKEINLELIQTMNEQAGIHSKILEKILEEIAVVIHNADQLEIYTGGASNILKYPELGAPETATELLDALVEKKALNKLVDDTLGSDDHHGIQVYIGDEAPVKNMSDCSIVTATYELEEGGTGTIGIIGPKRMDYKRVVKTLENLTDEINGLFKKKP from the coding sequence ATGGATTTAAATGATCGTAAAAGATTAATATTAAAAGCGATTATAGCCAATTATCTGGAGACCGGGGAACCTGTTGGTTCCAGGACCATCTCCAAGATGGAGGGACTGAATCTGAGTTCAGCCACGATCCGCAATGAGATGGCGGACTTGGAGGATCTGGGGTTCATTCTGCAGCCACATACTTCTGCCGGGCGTATCCCATCTGACATGGGATATCGATTTTATGTGGATCAGCTGATGCAGGACAGAGAGTCGGACGAAGAAGAACGGCTCGAACTTGTGCAGAAGGTCGACAAGATGGAAGTGATGTTAAAGCAGGTTGCCAATGTCCTGGCGTCCAGTACAAATTATGCTACAATGGTATCTGCCCCTCAGTACAAGAACACAAAACTCAAGTTTGTGCAGCTTTCCCAAGTAGATGATTATAGTCTGCTGGCGGTCATCGTGGCAGACGGCAATATTGTGAAAAACCAGATCATCGACGTGGAAAAACCACTGGCAAATGACGAAGTCCTAAAGCTGAACGTATTGCTCAATTCTTTTCTGCAGGGTCTGACACTGAAGGAGATCAATCTGGAACTGATCCAGACCATGAATGAGCAGGCAGGGATTCACAGCAAGATCCTGGAAAAGATCCTGGAGGAGATCGCAGTTGTTATACACAATGCGGACCAGCTGGAGATTTATACGGGAGGCGCTTCTAATATCCTGAAGTATCCGGAACTTGGCGCGCCGGAGACGGCCACTGAACTTTTGGACGCTTTAGTAGAGAAGAAGGCACTGAACAAGCTGGTGGATGATACATTGGGAAGTGATGACCACCACGGAATCCAGGTCTACATCGGAGATGAAGCTCCGGTGAAGAATATGAGTGACTGTAGTATTGTGACAGCCACTTATGAACTGGAGGAAGGCGGAACCGGAACAATCGGGATCATTGGTCCCAAACGGATGGATTATAAGCGGGTGGTAAAAACCCTGGAGAATCTTACCGATGAGATCAACGGCCTATTTAAGAAAAAACCATAG
- a CDS encoding IS30 family transposase, with the protein MLDYASNIGDFRKNKHLSPIERGQIAALHAQGYTPYRIGKLLGRASNTIRNELKRGSTISVDKGNYKKIRYFPERGQIAYENNRKRCRQDYKAFKCEKFIKYVESKVLEEKRSLDSIYGRVLKQGYFKKEEVVCTKTLYNYVEAGVIKVKNIDLPEKVKRRTKKKTYSKRYKRTDGRSIEERAEQINNREEFGHWEIDLVIGKKDKEDNVLLTLTERKTRKEIIRKIEGKTIEAVQECLDQIIKEVPREALKSITSDNGQEFARLYNIEEKGIKVYYAHPYSSYERGQNENTNGIIRRFIPKGMEIKKFSDEKLKKIEKWINTMPRRNLGYSTAEELYQEEVENLEICA; encoded by the coding sequence ATGCTTGATTATGCAAGTAACATTGGGGATTTTAGAAAGAACAAACATCTATCGCCAATCGAACGTGGGCAGATAGCGGCCTTGCATGCACAAGGGTATACGCCGTATAGGATAGGAAAATTATTAGGTCGTGCAAGTAATACAATAAGAAATGAGTTAAAAAGAGGTTCTACAATAAGCGTGGATAAGGGAAACTATAAAAAAATACGATATTTCCCTGAGCGTGGACAAATAGCATATGAAAATAATAGAAAGCGTTGTAGACAAGATTACAAGGCGTTTAAGTGCGAAAAATTTATTAAATATGTAGAGAGTAAGGTATTAGAAGAAAAACGCTCGTTAGATTCTATTTATGGTCGTGTACTGAAACAAGGGTATTTTAAAAAGGAAGAAGTAGTGTGCACAAAAACGCTCTACAATTATGTAGAAGCAGGTGTTATAAAAGTTAAAAATATTGATTTGCCAGAAAAAGTGAAACGACGCACAAAAAAGAAGACCTATTCAAAGCGTTATAAACGAACGGATGGGAGAAGTATAGAAGAAAGAGCAGAACAGATTAATAATAGAGAAGAGTTTGGACATTGGGAGATTGACCTGGTGATCGGAAAGAAAGATAAAGAGGACAATGTTCTGTTGACTCTTACAGAGCGGAAAACACGAAAAGAAATTATACGTAAGATTGAGGGCAAGACCATAGAAGCCGTACAAGAGTGTTTGGATCAGATTATAAAAGAGGTTCCTAGGGAAGCACTGAAAAGTATTACGTCTGATAATGGACAAGAATTTGCACGTTTATATAATATAGAAGAAAAGGGGATTAAGGTGTACTATGCGCATCCTTATTCCTCTTATGAAAGAGGGCAAAATGAGAATACAAATGGTATTATTCGCCGCTTTATTCCGAAGGGAATGGAAATCAAAAAATTTAGTGATGAGAAATTAAAGAAGATTGAGAAGTGGATCAATACGATGCCACGGAGAAATCTGGGATATTCTACGGCAGAGGAATTGTATCAGGAGGAGGTGGAGAATCTCGAGATATGTGCATAA